Proteins co-encoded in one Medicago truncatula cultivar Jemalong A17 chromosome 8, MtrunA17r5.0-ANR, whole genome shotgun sequence genomic window:
- the LOC25501872 gene encoding pentatricopeptide repeat-containing protein At4g02750, which yields MFTRFYALPHLYNSSSMHISLVSISQKQPSFLLFATRLFSTQQDVYFANLNITALSRAGNITAARQLFDKTSQKDIVTYNSMLTAYWQNGFLQHSKSLFNSIPIKNIVSWNSIITACIQNDNINDAFSYFTAMPEKNVASYNAMMSGFVKMGRVEEAKKVFEEIPRPNVVSYTVMIDGYMKMEGGSGIKRARALFDAMPSRNEVSWTVMISGLVENGLHEEAWEVFVRMPQKNVVAFTAMITGFCKQGKIDEAWNLFQQIRCKDRACWNIMITGFAQNGRGEEALNLFSQMVRTGMQPDDLTFVSLFTACASLALLDEGRQTNALAIKHGLNSDLSVSNALVTMYSKCGEIVISELAFDQISHPDIVSWNTIIAAFAQHGLYDRARYYFDHMVTAGVTPDGITFLNLLSACCRAGKVDETVNLFDLMVHKYGILPRSEHYSCVVDVMSRAGQLLRACKVIQEMPFEADASIWGAFLVGCNIHSNVKLGELAARSILNLDPYNSGAYVMMSNIYAAAGKWKDVNRMRVLMKEQGIKKQTAYSWMQIGNKLQCFVGGDPSHPNIDDIHDASMMITLHMKAKGNSEEEAIS from the exons ATGTTTACGAGGTTTTATGCGTTGCCACACCTGTACAACTCCTCCTCCATGCACATCAGTTTGGTTTCGATTTCACAGAAACAACCTTCATTCCTTCTATTCGCAACAAGACTCTTCTCAACTCAACAAGATGTGTATTTCGCCAACCTCAACATCACAGCACTCTCACGCGCCGGTAACATCACCGCCGCACGCCAACTGTTCGACAAAACGTCCCAAAAAGATATTGTCACATATAACTCCATGCTCACCGCATACTGGCAAAACGGCTTTCTACAACACTCCAAATCACTCTTCAATTCAATCCCAATCAAAAACATTGTCTCATGGAACTCCATTATAACCGCTTGCATTCAAAACGATAACATCAACGATGCGTTTAGTTACTTTACAGCAATGCCGGAGAAAAATGTTGCTTCGTACAATGCTATGATGTCGGGTTTTGTTAAAATGGGACGTGTGGAGGAAGCAAAGAAGGTGTTTGAAGAAATCCCGCGTCCAAATGTGGTTTCGTACACTGTGATGATTGATGGGTATATGAAGATGGAAGGTGGGAGTGGGATTAAGCGGGCAAGGGCACTTTTTGATGCAATGCCGAGTAGGAATGAGGTTTCGTGGACGGTGATGATTAGTGGTTTAGTTGAGAATGGTTTGCATGAGGAAGCGTGGGAAGTATTTGTGAGAATGCCGCAGAAGAATGTTGTCGCTTTTACTGCTATGATTACTGGGTTTTGTAAACAAGGGAAGATTGATGAAGCTTGGAACTTGTTTCAACAAATTAGGTGCAAAGACCGCGCTTGTTGGAATATAATGATAACTG GTTTTGCCCAGAATGGAAGAGGGGAAGAGGCactaaatttattttcacaaaTGGTCAGGACTGGCATGCAGCCTGATGACTTGACTTTTGTGTCACTTTTTACTGCCTGTGCTAGTCTTGCGTTACTTGACGAAGGACGACAAACAAATGCTCTTGCTATTAAGCATGGCTTGAATTCAGATTTGTCTGTGAGTAATGCCTTGGTTACTATGTACAGCAAATGTGGTGAAATTGTCATCTCTGAGTTAGCCTTCGATCAAATCTCTCATCCGGACATTGTTTCATGGAATACAATCATTGCTGCATTTGCACAGCATGGTCTATATGACAGAGCCCGCTACTACTTTGACCATATGGTAACAGCCGGTGTTACACCTGATGGCATTACTTTCCTGAATTTGCTATCTGCCTGTTGTCGTGCTGGGAAGGTTGATGAGACAGTGAATCTTTTTGACCTGATGGTCCATAAATATGGTATTCTGCCAAGGTCTGAACACTATTcttgtgttgttgatgttatgaGTCGAGCAGGTCAATTGCTGAGAGCTTGCAAAGTAATCCAAGAGATGCCATTTGAGGCAGATGCCAGCATCTGGGGTGCTTTTCTTGTTGGCTGTAATATTCATTCAAACGTGAAATTGGGGGAACTGGCTGCTAGGAGCATTTTGAATCTGGATCCTTATAATTCTGGTGCTTATGTGATGATGTCTAACATATACGCTGCTGCTGGCAAGTGGAAGGATGTCAATAGGATGAGAGTTCTGATGAAAGAGCAAGGAATTAAGAAACAAACAGCTTATAGTTGGATGCAGATTGGAAACAAACTCCAATGTTTTGTTGGAGGAGATCCATCACATCCAAATATTGATGATATTCATGATGCTTCAATGATGATTACATTACATATGAAGGCGAAGGGTAACTCTGAAGAAGAGGCTATAAGTTAG
- the LOC25501875 gene encoding serine/threonine-protein kinase SAPK2, whose product MERYEIIKDIGSGNFGVAKLIREKWSGELYAVKFIERGFKIDEHVQREIINHRSLKHPNIVRFKEVLLTPTHLAIVMEYAAGGELFERICTAGRFSEDEARYFFQQLISGVSYCHSMEICHRDLKLENTLLDGSPAPRLKICDFGYSKSSVLHSQPKSTVGTPAYIAPEVLSRREYDGKIADVWSCGVTLYVMLVGAYPFEDPEDPKNFKKTLQRILSVHYSIPDYVRITQECRHLLSRIFVANPDKRITIPEIKKHPWFLKNLPLEFMEDGENWSQNDESNSSQNIEEILTIIQEAMKAGDGPKVGDQFLGGSMDFDDLDTDADIDDIETSGDFVCAL is encoded by the exons ATGGAAAGATAtgaaataattaaagatattggATCAGGTAACTTTGGTGTTGCAAAGCTTATAAGGGAAAAATGGAGTGGCGAGTTATATGCTGTCAAGTTCATTGAAAGAGGCTttaag ATTGATGAGCACGTGCAAAGGGAGATTATAAATCATAGGTCATTGAAGCATCCCAATATTGTTAGATTTAAAGAG GTGTTGTTGACTCCAACTCATTTAGCAATAGTGATGGAATATGCTGCTGGGGGAGAACTATTTGAAAGAATTTGTACTGCTGGTAGATTCAGTGAGGACGAG GCAAGATATTTCTTCCAGCAATTGATTTCTGGAGTCAGCTATTGCCATTCAATG GAAATTTGCCATAGAGATCTTAAGCTAGAAAACACACTTCTAGATGGAAGTCCAGCACCACGACTCAAAATATGTGACTTTGGTTACTCAAAG tcTTCTGTTCTACACTCCCAGCCAAAATCAACCGTAGGAACCCCTGCTTATATTGCACCAGAGGTATTGTCAAGAAGAGAATATGATGGAAAG ATTGCAGATGTTTGGTCTTGTGGGGTAACATTGTATGTTATGCTTGTTGGTGCTTATCCTTTTGAAGATCCAGAAGACCcgaaaaacttcaaaaaaacaCTTCAG CGAATTCTTAGTGTCCACTATTCAATTCCAGACTATGTTCGCATTACTCAAGAGTGCAGACATCTTTTATCTCGAATATTTGTTGCCAACCCTGATAAG AGAATTACCATACCAGAGATTAAAAAACACCCTTGGTTCTTAAAGAATTTGCCACTAGAATTTATGGAGGATGGTGAAAATTGGTCACAAAATGATGAAAGTAATTCATCTCAAAACATAGAAGAAATATTGACAATAATTCAAGAGGCTATGAAAGCAGGGGATGGTCCAAAAGTGGGTGACCAGTTTCTTGGTGGAAGTatggattttgatgatttagATACAGATGCTGACATCGATGATATTGAAACCAGCGGTGATTTTGTTTGTGCCTTGTGA
- the LOC25501876 gene encoding RNA cytosine-C(5)-methyltransferase NSUN2 isoform X2, translating to MIWETKTLTKNQNAPQLHHQTRATMGRGRSRTQRKDFRQNRENVWKRSKPDPDPSLSSENSQTTTHWTPFLTQNPSFDSYYKEQLIVDPQEWDRFIAVLRTPLPASFRINSSSQFADDIRSQLENDFAHSLRAEVAEGGETEAIRPLPWYPGNFAWHSNFSRMQLRKNQPLERFHEFLKLENEIGNITRQEAVSMVPPLFLDVHSDHFVLDMCAAPGSKTFQLLEIIHQSTKAGSLPDGMVVANDLDVKRCNLLIHQTKRMCTANLIVTNHEAQHFPGCRLKGNYDRMELDHNIHQLLFDRVLCDVPCSGDGTLRKAPDMWRKWNSGLGQGLHSLQVLIAMRGLSLLKIGGRMVYSTCSMNPIENEAVVAEVLRRCGESVKLVDVSSELPQLIRRPGLKRWKVYDKSSWFVSSKDVPKFRRSVILSSMFPSGKGYQDLGDSNCNVDMEDDITSVENEKAEDVIEALENPVMAESAEEVSDFPLEHCMRIMPHDQNTGAFFIAVLQKVSPLPAVLEKPSKQSLEDAQALHINSSETTLEEVFKAVPEETVNDNVCNTDDLEDSPLTREERNSEETEEPHNAQNTAEKVPGKRKLQYQGKWRGVDPVVFFKDEAIVNSIKNFYGIDEGFPFNGHLVTRNLDNSNAKRIYYVSKSVKDIVALNFSVGQQLKMTSVGMKMFERQTAREGGSSPCAFRISSEGLPLILPYITKQIIQASPEDFRRLLQDKDVKYSDFADAEFGEKAANLLPGCCVVIMGKGNTVATESLKVDESTIAIGCWRGRARLSVMVSAMDCQELLARLLIRLGTENGSSGQVDISSNDVGGEAQAVQELNDKSDNDLKAAVS from the exons ATGATTTGGGAAACTAAAACCCTAACCAAAAACCAAAACGCGCCACAACTCCATCATCAAACCAGAGCAACCATGGGTAGAGGAAGGTCACGAACTCAAAGAAAGGACTTTCGTCAAAACAGAGAAAACGTTTGGAAGCGTTCGAAACCAGATCCAGACCCTTCCCTATCCTCCGAAAATTCTCAAACTACTACTCATTGGACTCCTttcttgactcaaaacccttcCTTTGATTCTTATTACAAGGAACAGTTAATTGTTGATCCGCAAGAATGGGATCGATTCATCGCAGTTCTCCGAACACCATTGCCTGCATCatttagaatcaattctag TAGTCAATTTGCTGATGATATTCGTTCCCAATTGGAAAATGATTTTGCGCATTCGCTTCGCGCTGAG GTTGCTGAAGGGGGTGAGACAGAGGCTATTCGGCCTTTGCCTTGGTATCCCGGGAACTTTGCTTGGCATTCAAATTTTTCACGGATGCAGCTCAGGAAGAATCAACCATTAGAGAG GTTCCACGAATTCTTAAAGCTAGAAAATGAAATTGGAAATATCACAAGACAGGAAGCTGTTAGTATG GTTCCTCCCCTATTCTTGGATGTGCATTCAGACCATTTTGTACTAGATA tgTGTGCTGCACCAGGTTCAAAAACATTCCAATTGCTCGAGATTATACACCAATCCACAAAAGCAGGATCACTACCTGATGGAATG gTTGTAGCAAATGATCTTGATGTCAAAAGATGTAATCTTCTCATCCACCAAACAAAAAGAATGTGCACAGCCAACCTAATTGTTACTAATCACGAAGCACAACATTTCCCGGGATGCCGATTAAAAGGGAATTATGACAGAATGGAGTTAGATCACAATATTCACCAACTGTTATTTGATCGTGTTCTGTGCGATGTCCCGTGTAGTGGAGATGGTACACTTCGTAAGGCACCTGATATGTGGCGGAAATG GAATTCAGGGTTAGGACAAGGGCTTCACAGCCTACAAGTTTTAATTGCTATGCGAG GTTTATCTTTACTCAAAATTGGGGGAAGAATGGTTTATTCAACATGCTCAATGAATCCTATTGAAAATGAAGCTGTGGTTGCAGAG GTTTTGCGGAGATGCGGTGAGTCTGTCAAACTTGTTGACGTGTCTAGTGAGCTGCCACAACTTATTCGTCGGCCAGGTCTCAAGAGATGGAAG GTATATGACAAGAGCAGTTGGTTTGTCTCTTCCAAAGATGTTCCCAAGTTTCGTAGAAGTGTGATTCTTTCCAGTATGTTTCCTTCTGGAAAAGGCTACCAGGATCTTGGTGATAGTAATTGTAATGTTGACATGGAAGACGACATTACTAGTGTGGAAAATGAAAAGGCTGAAGATGTTATCGAAGCACTAGAGAATCCTGTGATGGCGGAGTCTGCTGAGGAAGTTTCAGATTTTCCTCTGGAGCATTGCATGAGGATAATGCCTCATGATCAGAACACTGGAGCCTTCTTCATTGCTGTGCTGCAAAAAGTTTCTCCTCTGCCAG CTGTTCTGGAAAAACCTAGCAAACAAAGTCTTGAGGATGCACAAGCACTGCACATCAATTCATCTGAAACTACACTTGAAGAAGTCTTCAAAGCAGTTCCAGAGGAAACTGTGAATGATAATGTATGCAATACGGATGATTTGGAAGATAGTCCTCTAACACGTGAAGAACGGAATTCTGAGGAAACTGAAGAGCCGCATAATGCACAAAACACAGCAGAGAAGGTTCCAGGTAAAAGAAAGCTACAATATCAGGGCAAATGGAGAGGTGTTGACCCTGTTGTCTTTTTTAAAGATGAAGCAATTGTTAATAGTATAAAGAATTTTTATGGAATCGACGAGGGTTTTCCATTCAATGGTCACCTTGTTACACGAAACCTTGATAACAGTAATGCAAAAAGAATTTACTATGTCTCCAAGTCAGTCAAGGATATTGTTGCGTTGAACTTCTCAGTTGGTCAGCAACTGAAAATGACCTCGGTTGGCATGAAGATGTTT GAAAGACAAACAGCACGAGAAGGTGGCTCTTCACCATGTGCTTTCCGGATATCATCCGAAGGATTGCCCCTTATTCTTCCATACATAACCAAGCAAATTATACAGGCATCTCCCGAGGACTTCAGGCGTCTTCTGCAGGACAAAGATGTAAAATATTCAGATTTTGCTGATGCCGAGTTTGGTGAAAAGGCTGCAAACTTATTGCCTGGTTGTTGCGTGGTTATTATGGGTAAAG GGAATACAGTGGCAACAGAGTCCCTCAAAGTTGATGAGTCTACAATAGCCATCGGATGCTGGAGGGGTAGGGCAAGGTTGTCCGTGATGGTCTCTGCAATGGACTGCCAAGAATTGCTTGCAAGGCTTTTAATACGTCTCGGCACAGAAAATGGCTCTTCTGGGCAGGTGGACATATCCTCTAATGATGTTGGAGGTGAAGCACAGGCTGTACAGGAGTTGAACGATAAAAGTGATAATGATTTGAAAGCTGCTGTGAGTTAG
- the LOC25501876 gene encoding RNA cytosine-C(5)-methyltransferase NSUN2 isoform X1, protein MIWETKTLTKNQNAPQLHHQTRATMGRGRSRTQRKDFRQNRENVWKRSKPDPDPSLSSENSQTTTHWTPFLTQNPSFDSYYKEQLIVDPQEWDRFIAVLRTPLPASFRINSSSQFADDIRSQLENDFAHSLRAEVAEGGETEAIRPLPWYPGNFAWHSNFSRMQLRKNQPLERFHEFLKLENEIGNITRQEAVSMVPPLFLDVHSDHFVLDMCAAPGSKTFQLLEIIHQSTKAGSLPDGMVVANDLDVKRCNLLIHQTKRMCTANLIVTNHEAQHFPGCRLKGNYDRMELDHNIHQLLFDRVLCDVPCSGDGTLRKAPDMWRKWNSGLGQGLHSLQVLIAMRGLSLLKIGGRMVYSTCSMNPIENEAVVAEVLRRCGESVKLVDVSSELPQLIRRPGLKRWKVYDKSSWFVSSKDVPKFRRSVILSSMFPSGKGYQDLGDSNCNVDMEDDITSVENEKAEDVIEALENPVMAESAEEVSDFPLEHCMRIMPHDQNTGAFFIAVLQKVSPLPGSLISVLEKPSKQSLEDAQALHINSSETTLEEVFKAVPEETVNDNVCNTDDLEDSPLTREERNSEETEEPHNAQNTAEKVPGKRKLQYQGKWRGVDPVVFFKDEAIVNSIKNFYGIDEGFPFNGHLVTRNLDNSNAKRIYYVSKSVKDIVALNFSVGQQLKMTSVGMKMFERQTAREGGSSPCAFRISSEGLPLILPYITKQIIQASPEDFRRLLQDKDVKYSDFADAEFGEKAANLLPGCCVVIMGKGNTVATESLKVDESTIAIGCWRGRARLSVMVSAMDCQELLARLLIRLGTENGSSGQVDISSNDVGGEAQAVQELNDKSDNDLKAAVS, encoded by the exons ATGATTTGGGAAACTAAAACCCTAACCAAAAACCAAAACGCGCCACAACTCCATCATCAAACCAGAGCAACCATGGGTAGAGGAAGGTCACGAACTCAAAGAAAGGACTTTCGTCAAAACAGAGAAAACGTTTGGAAGCGTTCGAAACCAGATCCAGACCCTTCCCTATCCTCCGAAAATTCTCAAACTACTACTCATTGGACTCCTttcttgactcaaaacccttcCTTTGATTCTTATTACAAGGAACAGTTAATTGTTGATCCGCAAGAATGGGATCGATTCATCGCAGTTCTCCGAACACCATTGCCTGCATCatttagaatcaattctag TAGTCAATTTGCTGATGATATTCGTTCCCAATTGGAAAATGATTTTGCGCATTCGCTTCGCGCTGAG GTTGCTGAAGGGGGTGAGACAGAGGCTATTCGGCCTTTGCCTTGGTATCCCGGGAACTTTGCTTGGCATTCAAATTTTTCACGGATGCAGCTCAGGAAGAATCAACCATTAGAGAG GTTCCACGAATTCTTAAAGCTAGAAAATGAAATTGGAAATATCACAAGACAGGAAGCTGTTAGTATG GTTCCTCCCCTATTCTTGGATGTGCATTCAGACCATTTTGTACTAGATA tgTGTGCTGCACCAGGTTCAAAAACATTCCAATTGCTCGAGATTATACACCAATCCACAAAAGCAGGATCACTACCTGATGGAATG gTTGTAGCAAATGATCTTGATGTCAAAAGATGTAATCTTCTCATCCACCAAACAAAAAGAATGTGCACAGCCAACCTAATTGTTACTAATCACGAAGCACAACATTTCCCGGGATGCCGATTAAAAGGGAATTATGACAGAATGGAGTTAGATCACAATATTCACCAACTGTTATTTGATCGTGTTCTGTGCGATGTCCCGTGTAGTGGAGATGGTACACTTCGTAAGGCACCTGATATGTGGCGGAAATG GAATTCAGGGTTAGGACAAGGGCTTCACAGCCTACAAGTTTTAATTGCTATGCGAG GTTTATCTTTACTCAAAATTGGGGGAAGAATGGTTTATTCAACATGCTCAATGAATCCTATTGAAAATGAAGCTGTGGTTGCAGAG GTTTTGCGGAGATGCGGTGAGTCTGTCAAACTTGTTGACGTGTCTAGTGAGCTGCCACAACTTATTCGTCGGCCAGGTCTCAAGAGATGGAAG GTATATGACAAGAGCAGTTGGTTTGTCTCTTCCAAAGATGTTCCCAAGTTTCGTAGAAGTGTGATTCTTTCCAGTATGTTTCCTTCTGGAAAAGGCTACCAGGATCTTGGTGATAGTAATTGTAATGTTGACATGGAAGACGACATTACTAGTGTGGAAAATGAAAAGGCTGAAGATGTTATCGAAGCACTAGAGAATCCTGTGATGGCGGAGTCTGCTGAGGAAGTTTCAGATTTTCCTCTGGAGCATTGCATGAGGATAATGCCTCATGATCAGAACACTGGAGCCTTCTTCATTGCTGTGCTGCAAAAAGTTTCTCCTCTGCCAGGTAGTCTCATAT CTGTTCTGGAAAAACCTAGCAAACAAAGTCTTGAGGATGCACAAGCACTGCACATCAATTCATCTGAAACTACACTTGAAGAAGTCTTCAAAGCAGTTCCAGAGGAAACTGTGAATGATAATGTATGCAATACGGATGATTTGGAAGATAGTCCTCTAACACGTGAAGAACGGAATTCTGAGGAAACTGAAGAGCCGCATAATGCACAAAACACAGCAGAGAAGGTTCCAGGTAAAAGAAAGCTACAATATCAGGGCAAATGGAGAGGTGTTGACCCTGTTGTCTTTTTTAAAGATGAAGCAATTGTTAATAGTATAAAGAATTTTTATGGAATCGACGAGGGTTTTCCATTCAATGGTCACCTTGTTACACGAAACCTTGATAACAGTAATGCAAAAAGAATTTACTATGTCTCCAAGTCAGTCAAGGATATTGTTGCGTTGAACTTCTCAGTTGGTCAGCAACTGAAAATGACCTCGGTTGGCATGAAGATGTTT GAAAGACAAACAGCACGAGAAGGTGGCTCTTCACCATGTGCTTTCCGGATATCATCCGAAGGATTGCCCCTTATTCTTCCATACATAACCAAGCAAATTATACAGGCATCTCCCGAGGACTTCAGGCGTCTTCTGCAGGACAAAGATGTAAAATATTCAGATTTTGCTGATGCCGAGTTTGGTGAAAAGGCTGCAAACTTATTGCCTGGTTGTTGCGTGGTTATTATGGGTAAAG GGAATACAGTGGCAACAGAGTCCCTCAAAGTTGATGAGTCTACAATAGCCATCGGATGCTGGAGGGGTAGGGCAAGGTTGTCCGTGATGGTCTCTGCAATGGACTGCCAAGAATTGCTTGCAAGGCTTTTAATACGTCTCGGCACAGAAAATGGCTCTTCTGGGCAGGTGGACATATCCTCTAATGATGTTGGAGGTGAAGCACAGGCTGTACAGGAGTTGAACGATAAAAGTGATAATGATTTGAAAGCTGCTGTGAGTTAG
- the LOC25501877 gene encoding ras-related protein Rab11A — MASGGGYGDANQRIDYVFKVVLIGDSAVGKSQILARFSRNEFSLDSKSTIGVEFQTRTLVIDHKTVKAQIWDTAGQERYRAVTSAYYRGAVGAMLVYDITKRQTFDHIPRWLEELRNHADKNIVIILVGNKSDLENQRDVPTEDAKEFAEKEGLFFLETSALQATNVEASFMTVLTEIYNIVNKKNLAADESQGNGNSASLLGQKIIIPGPAQEIPAKSNMCCQS; from the exons ATGGCAAGTGGAGGAGGTTATGGAGATGCAAACCAGAGGATAGACTATGTGTTCAAGGTGGTTCTGATTGGTGATTCAGCGGTGGGAAAATCACAGATACTAGCTAGATTTTCTAGGAATGAGTTCAGTTTAGACTCAAAGTCCACCATCGGAGTTGAATTTCAGACAAGGACTTTGGTCATCGATCATAAGACTGTTAAGGCTCAGATCTGGGATACTGCTGGTCAAGAACG ATACAGAGCAGTTACAAGTGCATACTACAGGGGTGCTGTAGGTGCAATGTTGGTTTATGATATCACAAAGCGTCAGACCTTTGATCATATACCTCGCTGGCTAGAAGAACTTCGTAACCATGCTGACAAGAATATAGTCATCATTCTTGTAGGGAACAAGAGTGATCTTGAGAACCAGCGCGATGTGCCCACAGAGGATGCAAAAGAGTTTGCTGAGAAAGAAGGCTTATTTTTCTTAGAGACCTCAGCATTGCAAGCAACTAATGTTGAAGCATCCTTTATGACAGTTTTGACAGAAATCTACAACATTGTCAACAAGAAGAACCTAGCTGCTGATGAAAGTCAGGGAAATGGGAACTCAGCATCTTTATTGGGCCAGAAAATTATTATCCCAGGTCCTGCACAGGAAATCCCTGCTAAGAGCAATATGTGTTGCCagtcctaa